A single window of Paenibacillus sp. FSL H8-0537 DNA harbors:
- a CDS encoding phosphatase PAP2 family protein, with protein MDQWLIHHIQAFEAPFWTSIMKILSFIGSVNAVSIGSVPIILFLLFVWKSRRETVIFLIAVFGSALLNVGLKLMFQRSRPSLNAIITEVGYSFPSGHSMNAFTFYGILTYLCWRHIPKERIRKWLLAFSSIMIVGIGGSRIYLGVHYPSDVVGAYLISLVWLIVLIQCTRYFTRVKAA; from the coding sequence ATGGACCAATGGTTGATTCATCACATTCAAGCGTTTGAAGCTCCGTTCTGGACAAGCATTATGAAAATTCTTTCTTTTATTGGCTCTGTCAACGCAGTGTCTATAGGCTCGGTTCCGATTATTTTATTTTTGCTCTTTGTATGGAAGAGCCGCAGGGAGACGGTCATTTTTTTGATTGCTGTATTTGGCTCCGCGCTGCTTAATGTGGGGCTAAAGCTAATGTTTCAACGTTCAAGGCCGAGTTTGAATGCGATTATTACGGAAGTAGGGTACAGCTTTCCAAGCGGTCATTCGATGAATGCATTCACCTTTTATGGAATTCTTACATACTTATGCTGGCGTCATATTCCCAAAGAGCGAATAAGAAAGTGGCTGCTTGCCTTCAGCTCCATTATGATTGTCGGCATCGGTGGCAGTCGAATCTATTTAGGGGTGCATTATCCGAGCGATGTTGTAGGGGCGTATTTGATTAGTCTGGTTTGGCTAATTGTACTCATTCAGTGTACTCGGTACTTTACTCGCGTAAAAGCTGCTTAA
- a CDS encoding FCD domain-containing protein has protein sequence MQFEQVSAKKVSDFILEQLEEAIILKDFLAEEQLPTERELAAVFKASRLAVREALSELEGKGLIEKRIGAKGGTFVLPLTINSHQRTREEVRGGWDDMLKVFEYRSIIEPEAAYLAAKRISTAELEQLRGFIETSMEEDCTREMFRSLDVKFHLSIAKASGNDYFEKAVRKIRTKINPALDLMPYNENVRRTSYDKHMLLLDALHAGDGNGAKEAMKQHIDETVHAIYARVVVEGDS, from the coding sequence ATGCAGTTCGAACAAGTATCCGCTAAAAAAGTTAGCGATTTTATTTTGGAGCAGCTAGAGGAAGCGATTATCCTTAAAGATTTTCTAGCGGAGGAGCAGCTGCCAACGGAACGGGAGCTTGCAGCGGTGTTCAAGGCTAGCAGGCTTGCGGTTAGGGAGGCGTTATCCGAGCTTGAGGGCAAGGGGCTAATTGAGAAACGAATTGGAGCCAAGGGCGGCACATTCGTTCTTCCTTTAACGATAAACTCGCATCAGAGAACGCGGGAGGAAGTGCGCGGCGGCTGGGACGATATGCTGAAAGTATTCGAATATCGCTCCATTATAGAGCCAGAAGCGGCCTACCTTGCTGCAAAGCGGATAAGTACGGCAGAGCTCGAACAGCTGCGAGGTTTTATTGAAACGAGCATGGAAGAGGATTGCACGCGTGAAATGTTCCGTTCCCTGGACGTCAAATTTCACTTGTCGATTGCGAAAGCTTCCGGCAACGATTATTTCGAGAAGGCAGTCAGGAAAATTCGCACCAAAATTAATCCTGCACTGGATTTGATGCCCTATAACGAGAACGTCAGGCGGACAAGTTATGATAAGCATATGCTGCTGCTTGATGCGCTTCATGCCGGTGATGGAAACGGCGCGAAAGAAGCGATGAAGCAGCATATCGACGAAACCGTACATGCGATTTATGCGCGTGTCGTTGTCGAAGGAGACAGTTAA
- a CDS encoding amidohydrolase, whose product MKLNELLALANQQKEQLVAWRRDLHQYPETGFEEVRTSGIVAEHLRQLGLEVQTNIGKTGVVALLRGEKPGPTIALRADMDALPIEDLKSVSYKSKIPGKAHLCGHDAHTSMLMGAAQLLAGLGKPASGNIKFVFQPAEEGLAGAKAMMDDGVLQNPAVDVMAGLHVFPSLPTGSISVTKGDAFASADSITIKIIGKGGHAARPHEGVDAITVAAQVISALQHVASRLVDPLEPVVVTIGKINGGYMGAAIAPEVEMVGTVRTLTPAVRERMPQLLEDIIRGVTSSFGADYELNYKMGYPVVQNDEAMVDFLTSTSEQLLDGKKWIYVKPSMGGEDFAFYSEAVPSVFFRLGVGSGEEYTSYPLHHPQFDLDEAALPYGTAMLSALALNYLADPRE is encoded by the coding sequence TTGAAATTAAATGAGCTTCTTGCTCTTGCAAATCAGCAGAAGGAACAACTAGTAGCATGGCGCAGAGACCTCCATCAATACCCTGAAACTGGATTTGAGGAAGTAAGAACTTCGGGAATCGTCGCTGAGCATTTGCGGCAGCTAGGCTTGGAGGTTCAGACGAATATAGGGAAAACAGGCGTTGTCGCATTGCTTCGCGGTGAAAAGCCCGGTCCCACCATTGCCCTTCGGGCGGATATGGATGCCTTGCCGATTGAGGATCTGAAATCCGTTTCTTACAAATCGAAAATACCCGGCAAAGCCCATTTATGCGGCCATGATGCTCATACAAGCATGCTTATGGGTGCGGCTCAGCTGCTTGCGGGTCTAGGCAAGCCAGCCAGCGGAAATATCAAATTTGTGTTTCAGCCCGCTGAGGAAGGGCTAGCTGGCGCGAAAGCGATGATGGACGACGGTGTGCTGCAAAACCCCGCTGTGGACGTAATGGCCGGGCTGCATGTTTTCCCTTCGCTGCCGACAGGGTCCATTTCCGTAACGAAGGGAGACGCCTTCGCTTCAGCGGACAGCATCACGATTAAGATCATCGGCAAAGGCGGCCACGCCGCCCGTCCTCATGAAGGGGTAGATGCGATTACGGTAGCGGCACAGGTGATATCAGCCTTGCAGCATGTGGCGAGTCGTCTAGTTGATCCGCTTGAGCCGGTTGTCGTGACGATTGGCAAAATCAACGGAGGCTACATGGGGGCGGCGATTGCTCCTGAAGTGGAGATGGTCGGCACAGTCAGGACACTGACGCCGGCAGTCCGCGAGCGGATGCCGCAGCTGCTTGAAGACATCATTCGCGGCGTGACCTCATCCTTCGGGGCAGACTATGAATTGAACTACAAGATGGGCTATCCGGTTGTGCAAAACGATGAAGCGATGGTTGATTTTCTTACCTCGACAAGTGAACAACTATTGGATGGAAAAAAATGGATTTATGTAAAGCCGTCGATGGGCGGCGAGGACTTTGCCTTTTATTCCGAGGCAGTGCCAAGCGTGTTTTTCCGTTTAGGCGTTGGAAGCGGCGAGGAATATACCTCCTACCCGCTGCATCACCCCCAGTTTGATTTGGATGAAGCTGCTCTTCCTTACGGAACTGCCATGCTGTCAGCCCTTGCACTTAACTATTTGGCTGATCCACGGGAATAA
- a CDS encoding ABC transporter substrate-binding protein translates to MLVVTGCGNAAETKNETQTNGGTASAPAGGDKTTLTIANATDIESFDTHNNNNTMSEAVLVNVFDYLLKNDAEQNKVPVLATSWEQVNDTTWRLKLRDDVKFHNGDPFTAADVKFSLERVAKDTALKQNTYYKHIKEVNIIDDYTVDIVTETPDPIMLNRLSRMGAGILPSKYIEENGIEAFLKAPVGTGPYKFSKWTKDDRIELVKNAEYFGGTPKWENVVFRSIPEASTRVSELLTGGVDIAAGVPSTDIARIEGVDGLSVEQAKIQRVLHIIMRMTEGSITADPKVREAIDLAIDNQVIIDSIAGGAGIPTRTSVTPGNFGSDPSLYETFEYDQERARALLKEAGYENGAKVSFSSSVQYKEVAEVVAAMLTDVGFEVNLEILEASSFSEKLNSKKFSELFLLGVGNSLFDASNNYNRFKKENAAGETDYNNPEVEELLQSALQNMDLADREKQYQKVQQQFTVDRPTIYLYQMKGIYGIGAGIGYTPRLDEMYYAEDITLK, encoded by the coding sequence ATGCTGGTTGTTACAGGATGCGGCAACGCCGCAGAGACGAAGAATGAGACGCAAACGAATGGCGGGACGGCTAGCGCTCCAGCGGGCGGGGACAAAACGACTTTAACGATCGCTAACGCGACGGATATTGAAAGCTTTGATACTCATAACAACAACAATACGATGAGCGAAGCGGTACTCGTCAATGTGTTTGATTATTTGCTGAAAAATGACGCGGAGCAAAACAAGGTGCCCGTGCTTGCCACTTCGTGGGAGCAGGTCAATGATACGACATGGAGATTGAAGCTGCGTGACGACGTCAAGTTCCACAATGGCGATCCATTCACAGCCGCGGATGTAAAGTTCTCGCTTGAGCGTGTCGCAAAGGACACTGCTTTGAAGCAAAATACGTATTACAAGCATATTAAAGAAGTTAATATTATTGATGATTATACGGTTGACATTGTTACGGAAACGCCAGACCCGATTATGCTTAATCGTTTGTCCCGTATGGGAGCTGGCATTTTGCCTTCCAAATATATTGAGGAAAACGGCATCGAAGCTTTCTTGAAAGCTCCGGTAGGCACAGGCCCTTATAAATTCTCCAAATGGACGAAGGATGACCGGATTGAGCTGGTGAAAAATGCCGAATATTTCGGTGGAACGCCTAAATGGGAAAATGTTGTATTCCGCTCCATTCCTGAAGCGTCGACACGGGTTTCCGAGCTGCTGACAGGCGGAGTAGATATTGCTGCTGGTGTTCCATCAACGGACATTGCGCGTATTGAAGGTGTTGATGGCCTAAGTGTGGAGCAAGCGAAAATTCAGCGTGTGCTTCATATCATTATGCGCATGACCGAAGGTTCAATTACCGCTGATCCAAAGGTTCGCGAGGCGATTGATCTTGCGATCGACAATCAGGTTATTATTGACAGCATTGCCGGCGGGGCAGGCATTCCAACGAGAACTTCGGTTACACCTGGAAACTTCGGTTCAGATCCGAGCTTGTATGAAACGTTTGAGTATGATCAGGAGCGTGCGAGAGCATTGCTGAAGGAAGCTGGTTATGAAAATGGCGCGAAAGTGTCGTTCTCATCCTCCGTTCAATATAAAGAAGTGGCTGAGGTAGTAGCTGCTATGCTTACAGATGTAGGTTTTGAAGTCAATTTGGAAATTTTGGAGGCAAGCAGCTTCAGCGAGAAGCTGAACTCGAAGAAATTCAGCGAGCTGTTCCTGCTTGGCGTAGGAAATTCCTTATTTGATGCCTCGAACAATTACAATCGCTTCAAGAAAGAAAATGCGGCTGGCGAGACAGATTATAACAATCCAGAAGTAGAGGAGCTGCTGCAATCGGCGCTGCAAAACATGGATTTAGCTGATCGCGAGAAGCAATACCAGAAGGTTCAGCAGCAATTTACAGTTGACCGTCCGACGATTTACCTGTACCAAATGAAGGGCATTTACGGCATCGGAGCAGGCATCGGCTACACGCCAAGGCTTGATGAGATGTATTATGCGGAAGATATTACGCTGAAATAA
- a CDS encoding ABC transporter permease, with protein sequence MGKYILRSLLQMVPVLFLISAIVFVLVHVTGDPVNLMLPETATEEDRAVLSKALGLDRPLYVQFGLFLYNAVQGDFGHSFHYGQSALPLVLERLPASFQLAGAGMLIATLLAIPLGIISALKRNTYLDLFISGLSALGKGMPNFWTGIMLILLFSVILGIFPVSGKGGPEHLVLPAITLGAGIAAQMTRLIRASMLEILNQEYIRTARSKGLLETVVIFKHALRNGLIPVVTIMGLQFTSLIGGTLVTETVFSWPGLGQLLVSAVNTHDMSIVQAAVFVIAIIVLVVNLLTDIVYRYLDPRIKYS encoded by the coding sequence GTGGGCAAATACATTCTTAGATCTTTGCTGCAAATGGTGCCGGTTCTATTTCTCATTTCCGCCATCGTTTTTGTGCTTGTACATGTGACGGGAGACCCGGTCAATCTGATGCTGCCTGAAACGGCGACAGAGGAGGATCGGGCCGTTCTGTCGAAGGCGCTTGGGCTGGACCGGCCGTTATATGTTCAATTCGGCCTATTTCTCTATAATGCTGTCCAGGGAGATTTCGGACATTCCTTCCATTACGGACAATCAGCTTTGCCGCTTGTGCTGGAAAGGCTGCCTGCCAGTTTCCAGCTTGCTGGAGCGGGAATGCTGATTGCAACGCTGCTTGCCATTCCGCTAGGCATTATTTCGGCGCTGAAGCGCAACACTTATTTGGATCTATTTATTTCAGGTTTGTCTGCGCTGGGCAAAGGAATGCCAAATTTTTGGACGGGCATTATGCTGATTTTATTATTTTCGGTTATATTGGGCATTTTCCCCGTTTCCGGAAAGGGCGGACCGGAGCATCTCGTCCTGCCTGCTATAACGTTAGGAGCCGGCATTGCGGCGCAAATGACGAGGCTCATTCGGGCAAGCATGCTGGAGATTTTGAATCAGGAATATATCCGTACGGCCAGAAGCAAGGGGCTGCTGGAAACCGTTGTTATTTTCAAGCATGCGCTGCGCAATGGATTGATTCCCGTCGTTACGATCATGGGCCTGCAATTTACAAGCCTGATTGGCGGGACGCTCGTAACCGAGACTGTGTTTTCATGGCCAGGACTTGGGCAACTGCTAGTGTCGGCCGTCAATACGCATGATATGTCGATTGTACAGGCAGCCGTATTCGTCATTGCCATCATCGTATTGGTTGTGAATTTATTAACGGATATTGTATACCGGTATCTGGACCCACGCATTAAATACAGTTAA
- a CDS encoding ABC transporter permease, whose protein sequence is MSLLSKSQADGLPGKRPEESESRWRQGIKSLLKSKTGTLGILIVLAVCIIAIGAPLFATHEPAKISPAQRLLPPMWLEGGMHEHFLGTDNLGRDIWSRIVYGSQVSLIVGIGAVMLSGAIGALLGLLAGFYGKWVNAIIMRVADAFIAIPAILFMLVVLAVLGPGLGTLIFVIGVTNWVSYARVVRGEVLSVKERDFVKAARALGARNGRIIFTHILPNVLSSFIIISTMSVATTIIMEASLSFLGLGIKPPAVSWGGMLSDGRQYLATSWWVATFPGLAITITVLGVIFFGDWLRDMLDPRMKSKE, encoded by the coding sequence ATGTCGTTATTATCCAAATCGCAAGCGGATGGCTTGCCGGGCAAGCGGCCTGAGGAGTCGGAAAGCAGATGGCGGCAGGGAATCAAGTCGCTATTAAAAAGCAAGACCGGTACGCTCGGTATTCTGATCGTACTCGCCGTATGCATCATTGCCATTGGCGCGCCGTTGTTTGCCACCCATGAGCCAGCGAAAATCAGCCCGGCGCAGAGGCTGCTTCCGCCGATGTGGCTGGAGGGCGGCATGCATGAGCATTTTCTGGGGACGGACAATTTGGGCAGAGACATTTGGAGCCGCATTGTTTACGGCTCGCAAGTATCCTTAATCGTCGGAATTGGAGCCGTTATGCTGTCGGGCGCAATCGGAGCACTTCTGGGCTTGCTGGCGGGCTTTTATGGAAAATGGGTAAATGCCATTATTATGAGGGTTGCCGATGCTTTTATCGCGATTCCAGCTATTTTGTTCATGCTTGTTGTACTCGCCGTACTTGGACCAGGACTTGGAACGCTAATCTTCGTAATTGGTGTCACCAACTGGGTTTCTTATGCGCGGGTTGTCCGCGGGGAAGTGCTCAGCGTGAAGGAACGGGATTTTGTAAAAGCTGCGCGAGCATTAGGCGCACGTAATGGACGGATTATTTTCACCCATATTTTGCCGAATGTATTGTCGTCCTTCATTATTATTTCCACGATGAGCGTGGCAACGACGATTATTATGGAAGCGTCACTCAGCTTTCTCGGACTTGGCATTAAGCCGCCTGCGGTTTCCTGGGGCGGGATGCTGAGCGATGGACGCCAATATTTGGCTACAAGCTGGTGGGTTGCTACTTTTCCGGGACTTGCCATTACGATTACGGTTCTAGGCGTAATCTTTTTCGGAGATTGGCTTCGCGATATGCTGGACCCTCGCATGAAATCGAAGGAATAA
- a CDS encoding ABC transporter ATP-binding protein produces MPTPLLEVKNLHTSFKTDKGVIPSVNGVSFSVEEGETLAIVGESGCGKSVTSLSIMGLIASPGSITGGEIALQGRDLVKLSRKELRKLRGNEMSMIFQEPMTSLNPVFTIGNQLSEVFRVHQGSSKAEARQKSVDMLERVGIANASKLVRQFPHQLSGGMRQRVMIAMALACEPKLLIADEPTTALDVTIQAQILDLISTLSKKQQTGVILITHDLGIVAEMADRVVVMYAGEVVEEASVIDLFAAPKHPYTVGLLGSLPRMDEHREQLASIPGMVPNLLDMPSGCPFHPRCSYAGSECTVIKPELERVGNGHYARCLKSEEVS; encoded by the coding sequence ATGCCGACACCTTTGCTGGAAGTTAAAAATTTGCATACGAGCTTTAAAACAGATAAAGGCGTGATTCCTTCCGTAAACGGTGTAAGCTTCTCCGTCGAAGAGGGGGAAACGCTTGCGATTGTAGGGGAATCTGGCTGCGGAAAAAGCGTCACTTCGCTGTCCATAATGGGACTCATCGCTTCTCCCGGTTCTATAACGGGCGGGGAAATTGCATTACAGGGTCGCGATTTGGTGAAGCTCTCCCGCAAGGAGCTGCGGAAGCTGCGCGGCAACGAAATGTCGATGATTTTTCAAGAGCCGATGACATCGCTCAATCCTGTATTTACGATCGGCAATCAGCTGTCGGAAGTATTTCGGGTTCATCAAGGCTCAAGCAAAGCGGAGGCCAGGCAGAAAAGTGTGGACATGCTGGAGCGCGTAGGTATAGCCAATGCTTCCAAGCTGGTTCGCCAATTTCCTCATCAGCTGTCTGGAGGAATGCGGCAGCGGGTTATGATTGCGATGGCGCTCGCCTGTGAGCCGAAGCTGCTTATTGCCGATGAACCAACAACGGCGCTCGATGTGACGATTCAGGCGCAAATTTTAGATTTGATTTCAACGCTCAGCAAGAAGCAGCAGACGGGCGTTATTCTAATTACGCATGATTTAGGCATTGTTGCGGAGATGGCGGATCGGGTTGTCGTTATGTATGCAGGGGAAGTCGTCGAAGAAGCATCGGTCATCGATCTGTTTGCAGCTCCGAAGCATCCCTATACAGTCGGTCTGCTCGGTTCTTTGCCAAGAATGGATGAGCACAGGGAGCAGCTCGCATCGATACCCGGCATGGTGCCTAATTTGCTGGACATGCCAAGCGGTTGTCCCTTTCACCCTCGCTGTTCCTATGCAGGCAGCGAATGCACCGTTATTAAACCGGAGCTTGAGCGAGTTGGCAATGGTCACTATGCGAGATGCCTGAAAAGCGAGGAGGTGTCATGA
- a CDS encoding dipeptide ABC transporter ATP-binding protein, with amino-acid sequence MSQSDFNAAPLLEVKDLRKYYPLKRGWFARGNEYVRAVDGLDFTINQGETLGIVGESGCGKSTTGEMVAQLLEPSSGEIWFEGRRLTGMNEQDIRHVRRELQIIFQDPYASLNPRMTIKDIVGEPLKIHGLAKGRELHSEVVELLETVGLGAHQLDRYPHEFSGGQRQRIGIARALALKPKLIICDEPVSALDVSIQAQILNLLKSLQQKFSLTYIFIAHGLPSVKHVSDRIAVMYLGRIVELAGRDDLFARPKHPYTQALLSAVPVPDPTIRKERIVLSGELPSAVNPPTGCAFHPRCPYVQPICKIEAPALKPSGSRHMAACHFPLN; translated from the coding sequence ATGAGCCAGAGCGACTTTAATGCTGCGCCCCTTCTGGAAGTGAAGGATTTACGAAAGTATTATCCCTTGAAACGGGGCTGGTTTGCGAGGGGGAATGAATATGTCCGCGCAGTAGATGGCCTCGATTTCACCATTAATCAAGGGGAAACGCTAGGCATCGTAGGCGAGTCTGGCTGCGGCAAATCAACAACGGGCGAGATGGTAGCGCAGCTGCTTGAGCCATCGTCTGGCGAGATATGGTTTGAAGGCAGGCGTCTTACGGGAATGAATGAGCAGGACATCCGGCATGTAAGACGGGAGCTGCAAATTATTTTTCAAGATCCCTATGCCTCGCTGAATCCGAGAATGACGATTAAGGATATTGTCGGCGAGCCGCTTAAAATTCATGGCCTGGCGAAGGGGCGAGAGCTGCATAGCGAGGTAGTGGAGCTGCTGGAGACGGTAGGACTTGGTGCACATCAGCTGGACCGCTATCCTCATGAGTTCAGCGGCGGACAAAGGCAGCGGATCGGTATCGCTAGGGCACTGGCGCTTAAGCCAAAGCTGATTATTTGTGATGAGCCGGTATCGGCACTGGACGTTTCCATTCAAGCGCAAATTTTAAATTTGCTGAAATCGCTGCAGCAGAAATTTTCGCTCACTTATATTTTTATCGCCCATGGCTTGCCTTCGGTCAAACATGTTAGCGACCGCATTGCGGTCATGTATTTGGGGCGAATTGTCGAGCTTGCCGGTCGTGATGACTTGTTTGCGCGGCCGAAGCATCCGTACACGCAGGCATTGCTTTCAGCCGTTCCTGTGCCTGATCCGACGATCCGCAAGGAGCGCATTGTGCTGTCCGGTGAGTTGCCGAGCGCTGTTAATCCGCCGACTGGCTGTGCCTTTCATCCCCGCTGCCCTTACGTACAGCCTATATGCAAAATAGAAGCACCTGCCTTAAAGCCTTCCGGCTCCCGGCACATGGCGGCCTGTCATTTTCCGCTGAACTAG
- a CDS encoding S9 family peptidase, with translation MPEPKRLIEPEDLYRYSWVSDPAIHPVTSSVAYVYKEIDQDKNDYKTHIRVVSIDGREDASLTDGPKDFAPSWSPDGLKLGFLRVNENGKQVWLADVSDGTTVQLTSAKQGVAAFVWSPDGNAIAYTSRISEEEAQEKRSQDEIRKLEGRRGRSYERTIPKAEGSGWWDGRYSQLFRVEVASGAVTQLTAGAFNVSQPMWTGDGSKLAFLSKKLDDPKLDADLISYQDLFTVSAAGGELCRITNRSLSISEFSFSPDGSTIALIAEDRKYGSGTQSSIYTVLNTGGTPVAWQGTDVQVGNYILNDMRTAAVRPGPSFAADGKSVFAIGTYHGQAQLYRFSAGEEPVAVSLGERDIYQFAETGDARYFIVLSMDAHGSGELYRLDRLSGEELRLTSWNKAAMEELDISFPETFWFDSTDGDRIQGWMLRPPALPQGAKAPLVLVIHGGPHAMYAPTYSHELQTLASAGYAVLYVNPRGSFGYGQSFAQSCRGDFGGGDYRNLMDAVDVALERFDFVDATRLGVMGGSYGGLMTNWIISQNNRFQAAVSQRCISNWLSFYGTSDIGISYTEGIVGGNPWEQQALLLGKSPLTYVSSVKAPVLIMHGEQDFRCPVGQSDEWYTALKRLGKQTKLIRYPGSNHAFLKSGKPSYRVEALREVNAWLDNHLAAAGGTGGVPDEA, from the coding sequence ATGCCAGAGCCTAAACGCTTAATCGAGCCAGAAGATTTATATAGGTACAGCTGGGTCAGCGATCCGGCGATTCATCCGGTTACATCTTCAGTAGCTTATGTGTACAAAGAAATCGATCAGGATAAAAATGATTATAAGACGCATATCCGCGTCGTAAGCATAGATGGCCGAGAGGATGCTTCATTAACGGATGGTCCAAAGGATTTTGCCCCAAGCTGGTCGCCGGACGGGCTGAAGCTCGGATTTTTGCGGGTGAACGAAAATGGCAAGCAGGTGTGGCTGGCAGATGTGAGTGACGGCACGACTGTCCAGCTTACTTCGGCAAAGCAAGGGGTTGCCGCTTTCGTCTGGTCGCCGGATGGGAATGCAATCGCCTATACGAGCCGAATCAGCGAGGAAGAAGCGCAGGAAAAACGCTCGCAGGACGAAATTCGCAAGCTGGAAGGCCGCCGTGGCCGAAGCTATGAGCGGACGATTCCGAAAGCTGAAGGATCGGGCTGGTGGGACGGCAGATACAGCCAGCTTTTTCGGGTTGAGGTTGCGAGCGGAGCAGTGACGCAGCTTACGGCAGGCGCATTCAATGTGTCACAGCCTATGTGGACGGGAGATGGGAGCAAGCTTGCTTTTCTAAGTAAAAAGCTCGATGATCCTAAGCTCGATGCCGATTTAATCTCTTATCAGGATTTGTTTACGGTCAGCGCGGCTGGCGGGGAGCTTTGCCGGATTACGAATCGTTCACTGAGCATCAGCGAGTTCAGCTTTTCGCCGGATGGCAGCACGATTGCTTTAATCGCTGAAGATCGCAAGTACGGCAGCGGAACGCAAAGCAGCATCTACACCGTGCTGAATACTGGGGGAACTCCTGTTGCATGGCAGGGGACGGATGTTCAGGTCGGCAATTATATTTTGAACGACATGCGTACGGCTGCTGTTAGGCCTGGTCCGTCTTTTGCTGCTGATGGAAAGAGTGTATTTGCCATAGGTACTTATCATGGACAAGCCCAGCTTTACCGGTTCAGTGCTGGAGAAGAGCCAGTGGCGGTCTCGCTAGGAGAACGCGACATTTACCAGTTCGCGGAAACGGGAGATGCCCGCTACTTCATTGTGTTATCTATGGATGCACATGGATCGGGCGAGCTTTACCGCCTGGATCGGCTTAGCGGAGAAGAGCTGCGGTTGACGTCTTGGAATAAGGCGGCAATGGAGGAGCTGGACATCAGCTTTCCTGAGACATTCTGGTTCGATTCCACGGATGGCGATCGCATCCAAGGGTGGATGCTGCGCCCGCCAGCGCTCCCTCAGGGCGCAAAGGCACCGCTGGTGCTTGTCATTCACGGCGGCCCGCATGCGATGTACGCGCCAACCTACAGCCATGAGCTGCAAACACTTGCTTCCGCAGGATATGCTGTTCTCTATGTAAATCCGCGCGGCAGCTTCGGCTACGGACAGAGCTTCGCGCAGAGCTGCAGAGGTGATTTCGGGGGCGGCGACTACCGTAATTTAATGGACGCCGTTGACGTGGCGCTCGAACGATTTGATTTTGTCGATGCTACGCGCTTGGGGGTTATGGGAGGAAGCTATGGCGGGTTAATGACCAACTGGATCATTTCCCAGAATAACCGTTTCCAAGCTGCCGTGTCACAGCGCTGTATTTCGAATTGGCTTTCCTTCTATGGGACGAGCGATATCGGGATTTCCTACACAGAAGGCATTGTGGGAGGGAACCCTTGGGAGCAGCAGGCCTTGCTGCTGGGCAAATCCCCACTTACCTATGTAAGCAGCGTGAAGGCTCCGGTGCTCATTATGCACGGGGAACAGGATTTTCGCTGCCCGGTCGGGCAATCGGACGAGTGGTACACCGCTCTAAAGCGGCTAGGCAAGCAAACGAAGCTCATTCGCTATCCCGGCTCCAATCATGCATTCCTCAAAAGCGGCAAACCTTCTTATCGCGTGGAGGCGCTTCGTGAAGTGAACGCTTGGCTGGATAATCATCTTGCCGCTGCTGGAGGAACAGGAGGAGTGCCAGATGAAGCATAA
- a CDS encoding alpha/beta hydrolase: MPATFASHNHHHYRTYPMNGWQAQPHHASIHVKAQPGEPTQPLTFVLIHGAWADASFWDETAAELRKMGHTVYTPEYPGHGKDTNKAVTHAMLSRSIADYIIAHHLRQIILVGHSFGGSLVQKVAELVPDRLKRLVFFNAFVLNDGEMVANEFPPAAQALFQQLRESSKDDTIMLPFPFFRETFVNLASLGLAKHMYSQISPEPAGPSYEKLDLKKFYSLTTPRSYLYFTVDNVMPQYNQMYGWHPHMSSRLGLFRLIYGHGDHLSTAKTEPHMLAQKLYEAGRD; encoded by the coding sequence ATGCCTGCTACTTTTGCAAGCCATAATCACCATCACTATCGCACGTATCCGATGAATGGCTGGCAAGCCCAGCCTCATCATGCCTCGATTCACGTGAAAGCACAGCCGGGAGAGCCTACGCAGCCGCTTACCTTTGTGCTCATTCACGGCGCTTGGGCGGATGCCAGCTTTTGGGACGAAACAGCCGCCGAATTGCGCAAAATGGGCCATACGGTATATACGCCAGAGTATCCTGGGCATGGCAAGGATACGAATAAAGCGGTGACCCACGCGATGCTATCGCGCTCCATTGCAGATTACATTATTGCCCATCACTTGCGGCAAATTATCCTAGTGGGCCATAGCTTTGGCGGTTCATTAGTTCAAAAAGTGGCAGAGCTTGTTCCGGACCGCCTGAAACGTCTCGTATTTTTCAACGCCTTCGTGCTCAATGACGGAGAAATGGTCGCGAACGAGTTCCCGCCCGCCGCCCAGGCCCTGTTTCAACAACTGCGAGAAAGCTCCAAGGATGATACGATTATGCTGCCTTTTCCTTTTTTTCGGGAAACCTTTGTCAATCTTGCAAGCCTAGGACTGGCCAAACATATGTACAGCCAAATTTCTCCAGAGCCAGCTGGCCCATCCTATGAAAAGCTGGATCTCAAAAAATTTTACAGCCTCACTACTCCTAGAAGCTATCTGTACTTCACAGTAGATAACGTTATGCCACAATATAATCAAATGTATGGCTGGCATCCTCATATGTCCAGCAGACTGGGCTTATTCCGGCTTATATATGGGCATGGCGACCATCTGTCTACCGCAAAAACCGAGCCGCACATGCTGGCGCAGAAGCTATATGAAGCGGGACGGGACTAA